One Paenibacillus riograndensis SBR5 DNA segment encodes these proteins:
- a CDS encoding beta-mannosidase: protein MKLQLKLDNWQFRACGDEQWLPAAVPGTVHTDLLCNELIPSPFYGKNEHELQWIDKKDWEYRTVLQLGGEWQQRAVAELVFKGLDTYADVYVNDVHALSADNMFRAWTVDVKELLRAGENEIRVRFRSAVHEDLPKLEQLGYALPAPNDQSALGGLGEQQISVFARKAPYHYGWDWGPRFLTSGIWREAVLEGRDQVAITDLYIRQNAVNPEEARLTVLVEADAPSAWNGLLRVSCGGREWTQSVSLQQGKQRLELEIVLDQPRLWWCNGLGKPELTAFRAELLKAGEAAAQAEVTTGLREIKLIREPDDRGASFYFELNGVRVFAKGSNHIPNDSFSTEVTEERYRHEIASAVASNMNMLRVWGGGIYEEETFYRLCDEYGLLVWQDFMFACSMYPGDEPFLENVREEAVYNIRRLRNHPCIALWCGNNEMDSAWSHYEDNKGWGWKEKFSREIREKLWKDYEAVFHRILPEAVASCHPDVDYWASSPMRALTHDMNQHATRMAGEGDVHYWGVWHGSEPFENYNIKVGRFMSEYGFQSFPELKSVLSYAEENDMELESEVMLAHQKNGRGNLLIKEYMDIYLPRPKDFKSFLYMSQLLQAEAMRIAIESHRRNKPYCMGTLYWQMNDCWPVASWAGMDYYGRWKALQYTVRKSYQELLLSIDGSDGENLQIHAVSDRQEGLEGELRVRLQDFSGAVLQEWSQPVALAADSASIVFAANIAGLLEGREPRRVLLTAALLADGQQLDLKHHYFVSAKEIPLARPAVKVEEVQGSAAFTVSTDVLARGVYLTADEDGIFSDNFFDLLPGEAKTVEFFLSGKGEQDFTPAAPKGLEISTMADYVDESLL from the coding sequence ATGAAACTACAACTGAAATTGGACAACTGGCAATTTAGAGCCTGCGGGGATGAACAGTGGCTTCCGGCAGCTGTGCCGGGAACGGTGCATACCGATCTGCTCTGCAATGAACTGATTCCTTCCCCTTTTTATGGAAAGAACGAACATGAACTGCAATGGATTGACAAGAAAGACTGGGAATACCGGACGGTTCTGCAGCTTGGCGGAGAGTGGCAGCAGCGTGCTGTTGCTGAACTTGTTTTCAAAGGGCTGGACACCTATGCGGATGTATATGTGAATGATGTGCATGCACTTTCGGCGGACAATATGTTCCGGGCCTGGACCGTAGATGTCAAGGAGCTGCTGCGGGCCGGGGAGAACGAGATCCGCGTGCGGTTCCGTTCCGCAGTACATGAGGATCTGCCGAAGCTGGAACAGCTTGGCTATGCACTCCCGGCGCCCAATGACCAATCCGCGCTGGGCGGACTCGGGGAACAGCAGATCAGCGTATTCGCCCGCAAAGCGCCTTATCATTACGGCTGGGACTGGGGCCCGAGATTCCTGACCAGCGGCATCTGGCGTGAAGCTGTGCTGGAAGGCAGGGATCAGGTTGCTATTACTGATTTGTATATCCGCCAGAATGCGGTGAACCCGGAAGAAGCCCGGCTCACTGTGCTCGTGGAAGCGGATGCTCCATCGGCATGGAACGGCCTGCTGCGGGTAAGCTGCGGCGGCCGGGAATGGACCCAATCCGTTTCGCTCCAACAGGGCAAGCAGAGGCTGGAACTGGAAATCGTTCTGGATCAGCCCCGTCTCTGGTGGTGCAACGGCCTCGGTAAACCTGAGCTGACTGCTTTCCGGGCAGAACTGCTGAAGGCAGGGGAGGCCGCAGCACAAGCTGAGGTTACCACCGGGCTGCGGGAGATCAAGCTGATCCGGGAGCCGGATGACCGGGGAGCTTCCTTTTATTTTGAGCTGAATGGTGTGCGTGTATTCGCCAAGGGCTCCAATCACATTCCGAACGACAGTTTTTCGACGGAGGTTACGGAGGAGCGCTACCGCCATGAGATCGCTTCGGCTGTCGCTTCCAATATGAACATGCTGCGGGTGTGGGGCGGCGGGATCTATGAAGAGGAGACTTTTTACCGGCTGTGCGATGAGTATGGTCTGCTGGTCTGGCAGGATTTCATGTTCGCCTGCAGCATGTACCCGGGAGATGAGCCGTTCCTGGAGAATGTGCGTGAGGAGGCCGTCTATAACATCCGGAGATTGCGCAACCATCCGTGCATCGCTTTGTGGTGCGGTAATAATGAGATGGATTCGGCCTGGTCGCATTATGAGGATAACAAGGGCTGGGGCTGGAAGGAAAAGTTCAGCCGGGAGATCCGTGAGAAGCTGTGGAAGGATTATGAGGCCGTTTTCCATCGTATCCTGCCTGAAGCCGTGGCCTCCTGCCACCCGGATGTGGATTACTGGGCATCTTCTCCGATGCGGGCTCTGACTCATGACATGAACCAGCATGCTACGCGGATGGCCGGTGAAGGGGATGTGCACTATTGGGGTGTATGGCATGGGAGCGAGCCTTTTGAGAACTACAATATCAAGGTTGGCCGCTTCATGAGCGAATACGGCTTCCAGTCCTTCCCTGAGCTGAAATCGGTACTCAGCTATGCTGAAGAAAACGATATGGAGCTGGAATCCGAAGTGATGCTGGCTCATCAGAAGAACGGACGCGGCAATCTGCTGATTAAGGAATACATGGATATCTATCTGCCCCGGCCAAAGGATTTCAAGAGCTTCCTGTATATGAGCCAGCTTCTTCAAGCGGAGGCCATGCGGATCGCCATTGAAAGCCACCGGAGAAACAAGCCCTACTGCATGGGCACGCTGTACTGGCAGATGAATGACTGCTGGCCGGTTGCCTCCTGGGCGGGCATGGATTATTACGGCCGCTGGAAGGCACTGCAATACACGGTACGCAAAAGCTACCAGGAGCTGCTTCTCTCCATCGACGGTTCGGACGGGGAGAATCTCCAGATCCATGCTGTATCTGACCGGCAGGAGGGGCTGGAAGGCGAACTGCGGGTCCGGCTGCAGGACTTCAGCGGAGCTGTGCTGCAGGAATGGTCACAGCCGGTGGCCCTGGCGGCTGACTCGGCAAGTATTGTATTTGCGGCTAATATTGCCGGATTGCTGGAGGGCCGCGAACCCCGCCGTGTGCTGCTGACTGCCGCGTTGCTGGCGGACGGACAGCAGCTTGACCTCAAGCATCATTACTTTGTTTCGGCCAAAGAAATTCCGCTGGCCCGGCCTGCGGTTAAGGTGGAAGAGGTGCAGGGCAGCGCAGCGTTTACGGTCAGCACTGATGTGCTTGCCAGAGGAGTGTATCTGACAGCGGATGAGGATGGAATCTTCTCGGACAATTTCTTCGACCTGCTGCCGGGCGAAGCGAAGACCGTAGAATTCTTCCTGAGCGGCAAGGGGGAGCAGGATTTCACTCCGGCTGCCCCGAAGGGCCTTGAGATTTCCACAATGGCGGATTATGTAGATGAAAGCCTGCTGTAA
- a CDS encoding response regulator transcription factor, with product MLRIVIVDDEILIREGLARMISKESRRFLVTGTYAGGKQLLDALPSLQIDVVITDIRMPQVDGLELIKQLKAGYPHISTLLMSGFVEFNYAREAIRSSAVDYLLKPINKEQLFEVLYRLDEERKKLREKEERHRSGLLLSLLHVEQPSAVLLSSLILPQPYFSVFVLKGSSRDTVCARSDSLRQEKELLMDSLEIRKGLCVWIWYSADPLTAEELSSIGGHIRAASGGQRLHAGVSGSCSDPSKLRASYLEAKRACDAGIYNPQRVHYITAQELAAAEVCLSDPFPALREPLIHDLQILNVPGVLERIHSLFSGLESQRACPEHILRACREVEDTARKELQEFEAVYRVNGEPPLEEKIGSSMSFREIEQAFISSFSAALGGIRSHRLELSGTAVETVKRWVSANYNQHADLNMLAGMVFLTPSYLSKLFKQETGLTLTDYVIEIRIRKAKQLLKNAPDLKIHEVGAEVGYPDPAYFNKLFKKIVGVTPNEYKRISLV from the coding sequence TTGCTGCGTATAGTGATTGTAGATGATGAGATTCTGATTCGCGAAGGCCTGGCCCGGATGATCAGCAAGGAGAGCCGAAGATTTCTTGTCACCGGAACGTATGCCGGCGGCAAGCAGCTGCTGGACGCCCTGCCCTCCCTTCAGATTGATGTGGTCATTACAGACATCCGGATGCCGCAGGTCGACGGCCTGGAGCTGATTAAGCAGCTCAAAGCCGGATACCCCCATATCAGCACCCTGCTGATGAGCGGTTTCGTAGAATTTAATTATGCCCGGGAAGCGATCCGCAGCTCCGCAGTGGACTATTTATTGAAGCCAATCAACAAGGAGCAGCTCTTTGAAGTGCTCTACCGTCTGGACGAAGAACGGAAGAAGCTGCGGGAAAAGGAAGAACGCCATCGTTCCGGACTGCTTCTCTCGCTGCTGCATGTCGAGCAGCCGTCTGCAGTCCTGCTAAGCAGCCTTATTTTGCCCCAGCCTTACTTCTCCGTATTTGTGCTCAAGGGAAGCTCCCGGGATACCGTCTGCGCCCGCTCAGACAGTCTGCGGCAAGAGAAGGAGTTATTGATGGACTCTCTGGAAATACGCAAGGGGCTGTGCGTATGGATTTGGTATTCTGCTGATCCTTTAACCGCTGAAGAATTGAGTAGTATCGGCGGGCATATCCGCGCGGCAAGCGGCGGACAGCGGCTCCATGCGGGGGTCAGCGGCTCCTGCAGCGATCCGTCCAAGCTTAGAGCGTCCTACCTGGAAGCCAAGCGGGCCTGTGATGCGGGGATTTACAATCCGCAGCGGGTGCATTATATTACTGCTCAAGAGCTTGCGGCTGCGGAAGTGTGCCTGAGCGATCCTTTCCCGGCACTGCGCGAGCCGCTGATCCATGATCTGCAGATTCTGAATGTGCCGGGGGTGCTGGAACGCATCCATTCCTTGTTCTCCGGGCTGGAATCACAGCGCGCTTGTCCCGAACACATTCTGCGGGCTTGCCGCGAGGTTGAGGACACAGCCCGTAAGGAGCTTCAGGAATTCGAAGCGGTGTACCGCGTGAACGGGGAGCCTCCGCTGGAGGAAAAGATCGGGTCCAGCATGAGCTTCCGAGAGATCGAGCAGGCCTTCATCTCCAGCTTCTCAGCGGCGCTGGGCGGCATCCGCTCCCACCGCCTGGAGCTGTCCGGAACCGCCGTCGAAACCGTGAAGCGCTGGGTATCGGCCAACTACAACCAGCATGCCGATCTGAACATGCTGGCAGGCATGGTGTTTTTGACGCCAAGCTATCTGAGCAAGCTGTTCAAGCAGGAGACCGGGCTGACCCTGACCGATTATGTGATTGAGATCCGCATCCGGAAAGCCAAGCAACTGCTGAAAAATGCTCCCGATCTGAAAATCCACGAGGTCGGGGCCGAAGTCGGCTACCCCGATCCCGCCTATTTCAACAAGCTGTTCAAAAAAATCGTCGGCGTCACGCCGAACGAATATAAACGCATCTCACTTGTTTAA
- a CDS encoding carbohydrate ABC transporter permease: MFGTLSYNKQKTIIIVSFLLIPLALLATFTYYPAIKLIYYSFTDWDGYSPEKPWVGLANYREVFSNPDIFKVFTHNFAYFVMGLVQNIVAIYFAVVLNSKLRGRNGFRIMLFLPYIMNGVAVAFMFGYVFDTTNGSLNLFLNNIGLSSLAQTSWLGTEGLVNYSLASTGFWRFMGYNMVIYIASLQAIPRDIYEAAKIDGAGSFQTLWRVTLPNMKAVIQLNLFLTVTGALEVFDLPFVLTKGGPAGASQTYVQRVVDTAFAFNNYGLASAMSIILLFFVVIVLLVQQLVLSRGGDK; this comes from the coding sequence ATGTTCGGAACGTTATCCTATAACAAACAGAAGACTATTATCATAGTGTCCTTCCTGCTTATTCCGTTGGCACTGCTGGCTACATTCACATACTACCCGGCTATTAAGCTGATCTATTACAGCTTCACCGACTGGGACGGCTACAGCCCGGAGAAGCCTTGGGTGGGGCTGGCCAATTACCGCGAGGTGTTCAGCAATCCCGATATCTTCAAGGTGTTTACCCATAACTTTGCCTATTTTGTAATGGGGCTTGTCCAGAACATCGTAGCGATCTATTTCGCTGTAGTGCTGAACAGCAAGCTGCGGGGCCGCAACGGGTTCCGGATCATGCTTTTCCTGCCCTACATTATGAACGGTGTAGCGGTTGCATTTATGTTCGGTTATGTGTTTGATACCACCAACGGTTCCCTGAATCTCTTCCTCAACAATATTGGACTTTCGTCTCTGGCCCAGACCAGCTGGCTTGGAACCGAAGGCCTCGTCAACTATTCTCTGGCCTCCACCGGCTTCTGGCGTTTCATGGGCTATAACATGGTCATCTATATCGCCTCCCTGCAGGCTATTCCGCGGGATATTTATGAAGCGGCCAAGATCGACGGTGCCGGCTCTTTTCAGACCCTGTGGAGAGTTACGCTGCCGAATATGAAGGCGGTTATCCAATTGAATCTCTTCCTCACGGTTACCGGTGCGCTGGAAGTCTTCGATTTGCCGTTCGTGCTCACCAAAGGCGGACCTGCGGGCGCGAGCCAGACCTATGTACAGCGCGTAGTCGATACGGCATTCGCTTTTAACAATTACGGGCTGGCTTCGGCGATGAGCATCATTCTGCTGTTCTTTGTCGTTATTGTACTGCTGGTGCAGCAGCTAGTTCTTAGCCGGGGAGGAGACAAGTAA
- a CDS encoding carbohydrate ABC transporter permease: MTHTKFRFVDFIKYFSLLIGVFVVLFPPYVVVVNAFKSTDEFNSSSSMALPKSFLNFDNFVAVFQRGGLLSGFGNVLVIIIITLTLNILFGTMVAYVLGRFSFKMKPVVFGAYLVATIIPSITTQVATFGIIKNMGLYNTLGAPIVLYIGADVIQIILYLQFIRNIPVDLDESAMVEGASLFKIYRSIIFPLLTPATATLVILKTISIYNDMYIPYLYMPKQSLGVVTTVLMRFQGVNSGEWNLICAAILLILLPTVVLYFFLQRYIFEGVTSGAVK, translated from the coding sequence ATGACACACACCAAATTCCGTTTTGTTGATTTCATCAAATACTTTTCACTTCTGATCGGAGTCTTTGTCGTCCTCTTTCCGCCATATGTGGTTGTGGTCAATGCCTTCAAATCTACGGATGAGTTCAACTCCAGCAGCTCGATGGCACTGCCCAAAAGCTTCCTGAACTTCGACAACTTTGTCGCCGTCTTCCAGCGCGGGGGGCTCCTCAGCGGATTCGGCAATGTCCTCGTCATCATCATAATTACATTGACCCTGAACATTCTGTTTGGGACAATGGTTGCATATGTGCTTGGCCGCTTCTCTTTTAAAATGAAACCTGTGGTATTCGGCGCTTATCTGGTCGCCACCATTATTCCCAGCATCACTACTCAAGTTGCCACCTTTGGGATCATTAAAAATATGGGCCTCTACAACACGCTTGGCGCCCCTATCGTACTCTACATCGGTGCAGACGTGATTCAGATTATTCTTTATCTGCAGTTTATCCGCAACATTCCTGTGGATCTAGATGAGAGTGCCATGGTTGAGGGCGCTTCCCTGTTCAAAATCTACCGTTCGATCATCTTCCCGCTCCTGACCCCGGCGACAGCTACGCTGGTAATTCTGAAGACGATCAGCATTTACAATGACATGTACATCCCTTATCTGTATATGCCCAAACAGAGCCTTGGCGTGGTCACCACCGTCTTGATGCGCTTTCAGGGGGTCAACTCGGGCGAATGGAATCTCATCTGCGCTGCGATCCTGCTGATTCTGCTGCCGACAGTGGTTCTGTACTTTTTCCTGCAGCGTTATATCTTTGAAGGTGTAACCAGCGGGGCGGTCAAATAA
- a CDS encoding ABC transporter substrate-binding protein: MKKKLFSLGFVIVTALSLSLTGCGSGNNNTNASATNEPAASAKPDNSGGNAAATTEPAAAGGADISGKITFLTNRTDMIGKEYDEYVKRFNEKYPNIKVEFEASQTDYNQQAKVRMASGELPDIMFIPTVPNSDLTKYFAPLDDLGLNDQITFKDFKSYDGKLYGITTGNSTSGIVYNKKAFADAGITEVPKTWDEFLAACEKLKAKGIIPLASNFKDKWPLNNWVYDMPRVIEGKAEFPNEKLNQEAPFTMDNGYGKAFSLLRELNEKGYLEKDINSTNWEQSKKDIAAGKFGMYFLGNWVINQVINAGTTSDNVGFFPLPYDNSGTTTAALSPDFFYAVSKDSKNVDAAKAFVKWMIEESGYEDFAGFLSPLKGKESKLPQIQEFQATGVQLQEATPDEAKVTEIGNKAQVDLPAMLQEFVLAKDPQSVLEKWNKAWAKSKKDLGY; encoded by the coding sequence ATGAAGAAAAAGTTATTTTCGTTAGGTTTTGTTATTGTTACAGCCCTATCTCTATCCCTGACCGGCTGTGGCTCCGGCAACAACAATACTAATGCCTCCGCCACTAACGAGCCTGCAGCATCTGCTAAGCCGGATAACAGCGGCGGAAATGCGGCAGCAACCACCGAACCGGCAGCGGCAGGCGGAGCAGACATCAGCGGCAAAATCACCTTCCTTACCAACAGAACCGACATGATCGGCAAAGAGTATGACGAATATGTAAAGCGTTTTAATGAGAAGTATCCGAACATCAAGGTAGAATTCGAAGCTTCCCAAACCGACTATAACCAGCAAGCCAAAGTCAGAATGGCCAGCGGAGAGCTGCCTGACATCATGTTTATCCCGACAGTGCCTAACTCCGACTTAACGAAATATTTCGCCCCTCTGGACGATCTCGGCTTGAACGATCAAATTACATTCAAAGATTTCAAATCATATGACGGCAAGCTTTACGGTATTACAACGGGGAACTCCACCTCAGGTATCGTATACAACAAAAAAGCATTTGCCGATGCCGGCATTACCGAAGTGCCCAAGACCTGGGACGAATTCCTCGCAGCCTGTGAAAAGCTGAAAGCCAAGGGCATCATCCCGCTTGCTTCCAACTTCAAAGACAAATGGCCGCTGAACAACTGGGTTTACGACATGCCCCGCGTCATTGAAGGCAAAGCCGAATTCCCTAACGAAAAGCTGAATCAGGAAGCCCCGTTCACAATGGATAACGGATACGGCAAAGCATTCAGTTTGCTGAGAGAGCTTAATGAAAAGGGTTACCTGGAAAAAGACATCAACTCCACCAACTGGGAACAGTCCAAGAAAGATATCGCAGCCGGCAAATTCGGCATGTACTTCCTGGGCAACTGGGTTATCAATCAAGTGATTAATGCAGGCACCACTTCCGATAATGTAGGCTTCTTCCCGCTTCCTTATGACAACTCAGGCACAACAACCGCTGCCCTCAGCCCTGACTTCTTCTATGCCGTTTCCAAGGACAGCAAAAATGTAGACGCTGCCAAAGCTTTCGTGAAATGGATGATCGAAGAATCCGGATATGAAGATTTCGCCGGCTTCCTCTCACCGCTGAAGGGCAAGGAATCTAAACTGCCTCAGATCCAGGAATTCCAGGCTACCGGTGTGCAGCTTCAGGAAGCCACTCCGGATGAGGCCAAAGTCACCGAAATCGGCAACAAGGCACAGGTTGATCTGCCGGCCATGCTTCAGGAATTTGTACTTGCCAAAGATCCGCAAAGCGTTCTGGAGAAATGGAACAAAGCCTGGGCTAAATCTAAAAAAGACCTTGGCTATTAA
- a CDS encoding sensor histidine kinase — protein MVSTILRTFRKMWLFLANLPMERKLIVVFVFLISMPITYVSYLSSRSMFNSVLVNATERAGQMTSNASDTIDRYVADLKRYTSLPLYNTDVQLYLTQKNTDWEKNTGMSMFLSYLKHMKSEILAVYMADQYDSVFYDTAVGINEIFPAERLSTWKSLSEAGGTAPVIQGRHSIRVNSSAQREVFSVLRTISSVSTLKKIGILVFDVDISLFKGILEPVNAVTQGNTLVVDDQGNLMYAGEGKAGETPEEQALTRQLLLDKVKLDQGHFQIRLDGVSYLAVYTVSKQTGWTTLVTIPLSSILSPMEKNRNTLILTTLVIIAFALFVATIISHALTKPLKSMVRLMKQVQHGNLDVWLHPKYNDEIGMLGSHFNRMIIRVKDLLQEVSLTEKRKQKADMRALQNQINPHFIYNTLESIRMLAESSEDPRVAELTYLLGLQMRYGIVRSEEMVTIRHELDHVRNYLHLLQIRFPDKFILNIAVPEAFLPLPVIKLVLQPIVENAVFHGLEPKEGPGTLSISGWEEDGKAVFCIEDDGVGMDENTLRALNGSLRNGADGEMFGIGLRNVNERIRLHYGPSCGLSVSSEIGKGTRVTLRIEDLSGHLREE, from the coding sequence GTGGTGTCTACGATCCTGAGGACTTTTCGCAAAATGTGGCTGTTCCTGGCTAACCTGCCAATGGAGCGGAAGCTGATTGTTGTGTTTGTATTTCTGATTTCTATGCCCATCACCTATGTCAGCTATCTGTCCTCCCGCTCCATGTTCAACTCCGTTCTGGTAAATGCCACCGAGCGGGCGGGTCAAATGACCTCCAACGCTTCCGATACCATTGACCGCTATGTGGCCGATCTGAAACGGTATACTTCCCTGCCGCTGTATAATACCGATGTGCAGCTCTATCTGACGCAGAAGAACACCGATTGGGAAAAGAATACCGGGATGTCGATGTTCCTCAGCTATCTGAAGCACATGAAAAGCGAAATACTGGCCGTCTATATGGCAGACCAGTATGATTCTGTTTTTTACGATACGGCTGTAGGCATTAATGAGATTTTTCCGGCAGAACGGCTGTCCACATGGAAAAGCCTCAGCGAAGCCGGAGGAACCGCCCCTGTCATTCAGGGCAGACACAGCATCCGGGTAAATTCATCCGCACAGCGGGAAGTATTCAGCGTTCTGCGCACCATTAGTTCTGTAAGCACTTTGAAAAAAATCGGGATTCTTGTCTTCGATGTTGACATTAGCCTGTTCAAGGGGATTTTGGAGCCGGTAAATGCCGTGACCCAAGGCAATACACTGGTGGTGGACGATCAGGGGAATCTCATGTACGCCGGTGAGGGCAAAGCGGGGGAGACCCCGGAGGAACAGGCGCTCACCAGACAGCTGCTGCTGGATAAAGTGAAGCTGGATCAGGGACATTTTCAGATCAGGCTGGATGGGGTATCCTATCTGGCAGTATACACTGTATCGAAGCAGACCGGCTGGACAACCCTGGTCACGATTCCGCTCTCCAGCATCCTCTCGCCGATGGAAAAAAACCGCAACACCCTGATTCTGACGACGCTCGTGATTATTGCGTTTGCCCTGTTCGTCGCCACCATTATCTCTCATGCGCTGACCAAGCCCCTGAAATCAATGGTCCGGCTGATGAAGCAGGTTCAGCACGGCAATCTCGACGTCTGGCTGCACCCCAAATACAACGATGAAATCGGCATGCTTGGCAGCCACTTCAACCGGATGATCATCCGGGTCAAGGATTTGCTGCAGGAGGTCTCCCTTACGGAGAAAAGAAAACAGAAAGCCGATATGCGGGCACTGCAAAATCAGATTAACCCGCATTTCATTTATAACACACTGGAATCCATCCGCATGCTGGCGGAGAGCAGCGAGGACCCCCGTGTAGCAGAGCTGACCTATCTTCTGGGATTACAGATGCGCTACGGCATTGTCCGCAGTGAAGAGATGGTCACGATCCGCCATGAGCTGGACCATGTGCGGAATTATCTGCATCTGCTCCAGATCCGCTTCCCGGACAAATTCATACTGAATATTGCCGTGCCGGAGGCTTTTCTCCCGCTTCCCGTCATTAAGCTGGTTCTTCAGCCGATTGTCGAGAACGCGGTCTTCCACGGTCTGGAACCGAAGGAGGGGCCCGGCACACTGAGCATCAGCGGCTGGGAAGAAGACGGCAAAGCGGTATTTTGCATAGAAGATGACGGTGTGGGTATGGATGAGAATACCCTGCGTGCCTTGAACGGCAGCCTGAGGAACGGAGCAGACGGCGAGATGTTCGGCATCGGGCTGCGGAATGTGAACGAACGGATCCGCCTGCATTACGGGCCTTCGTGTGGACTTAGCGTGAGCAGCGAGATTGGAAAGGGCACCCGTGTCACCTTGAGGATTGAAGACCTCTCCGGCCATCTCCGGGAGGAATAA